GGAGCAGGATCAGGCCTTGGAAGTGGAGCTCAAGGCCGATCCCAAGGAGCGCGCCGAACACCTGATGCTGATCGACCTGGCCCGCAACGACATCGGTCGCATCGCCCAGACCGGCAGCGTGAAGGTGACCGATGCCTTCGCGGTGGAGCGGTATTCCCATGTGATGCACATCGTCAGCAATGTCGAGGGCCTGCTCAAGCCGGGCGTCGGCAACATGGATGTGTTCCGCGCCAGCTTCCCGGCGGGCACGCTGTCGGGTGCGCCCAAGGTGCGGGCGATGGAGATCATCGATCAGCTGGAGCCGGTCAAGCGCGGCATCTATGGCGGCGCCTGCGGCTACCTGAGCTTCGGCGGCGACATGGACCTGGCGATTGCGATACGCACCGGTGTCGTGATGGACCAGGTGCTGTATGTGCAGGCGGCCGCCGGCATCGTGGCCGATTCGGTGCCCGAGCTGGAGTGGAAGGAAACCGAGGCCAAGGCCCGCGCGCTGGTGCGTGCGGCGGAACTGGTTGAAGAAGGTTTCTGAGGCCACACGAGCCGACCAAGGAGCGACGACATGCTGCTGATGATCGACAACTACGACAGTTTCACCTTCAACCTGGTGCAGTACTTCGCTGAACTCGGCGCCGAGGTGAAGACCGTGCGCAACGACCAGATCTCGCTGGACGAGATCGAGGCGCTCCAGCCCAGCCATCTGGTGCTGTCCCCGGGGCCGTGCACCCCCAAGGAAGCCGGCGTGTGCGTGCCGGCGATCGAGCGTTTCAAGGGCCGCCTGCCGATCCTGGGTGTGTGCCTGGGACATCAAAGCATCGGTGCCGCGCTGGGCGGGAACATCATCCGCGCCAAGGTGCAGATGCATGGCAAGGCCAGCACGATTTCGACCGATGCGAAGGGCGTCTTCACCGGCTTGCCGGAGCGCTTCAACGTGATCCGCTACCACTCGCTGGCGATCGAGGAATCGACGATCCCGCCCGAGCTGGAGATCACCGCCCGCAGCGAGGACGGCGAGATCATGGGCGTGCGCCACCGCTCGCTGGCCGGCACCGCCACGCCGCTGGAGGGGGTGCAGTTCCATCCCGAATCCATCCTCTCCGAGCACGGCCACGCCATGCTTCGAAACTTCCTGGAGTTGGCACGATGAGTGAACGCCCGAATGCTTCGTCCGGGGCGACGGTGGTCGACCTGCGCAGCGATACCGTCACCCAGCCGACCGCCGGCATGCGCGCCGCGATGGCGTCGGCGGCCCTGGGCGACGATGTCTTCGGCGACGATCCGAGCGTCAATGCGCTGCAGGCGGCGCTGGCGGAGCGGCTTGGGTTCGAAGCGGCGCTGTTCATGCCGACCGGCACCCAGAGCAACCTCTGCGCGCTGATGGCGCATTGCCAGCGCGGGGATGAATACATCGTCGGCCAGTTCGCCCACACCTACCGCTGGGAAGGCGGCGGTGCGGCGGTGCTGGGATCGATCCAGCCGCAGCCACTGAGCCATGCGCCGGACGGCTCGTTGCCGCTGGCCGACATCGAGGCCAACATCAAGCCCGACGATGCGCACTTCGCGCGCACCCGACTGCTGGCCCTGGAAAACACCATCGGCGGCAAGGTGCTTCCGATGGATTACCTGGCGGCGGCCTCCGAGCTGGCCACCCGCCGCGGCTTGGCGCGGCATCTGGACGGCGCACGGCTGTTCAATGCGGCG
The Roseateles amylovorans genome window above contains:
- a CDS encoding anthranilate synthase component II, coding for MLLMIDNYDSFTFNLVQYFAELGAEVKTVRNDQISLDEIEALQPSHLVLSPGPCTPKEAGVCVPAIERFKGRLPILGVCLGHQSIGAALGGNIIRAKVQMHGKASTISTDAKGVFTGLPERFNVIRYHSLAIEESTIPPELEITARSEDGEIMGVRHRSLAGTATPLEGVQFHPESILSEHGHAMLRNFLELAR
- the ltaE gene encoding low-specificity L-threonine aldolase, which translates into the protein MSERPNASSGATVVDLRSDTVTQPTAGMRAAMASAALGDDVFGDDPSVNALQAALAERLGFEAALFMPTGTQSNLCALMAHCQRGDEYIVGQFAHTYRWEGGGAAVLGSIQPQPLSHAPDGSLPLADIEANIKPDDAHFARTRLLALENTIGGKVLPMDYLAAASELATRRGLARHLDGARLFNAAVAINAADPYAAARQICGHFDSVSVCFSKGLGAPVGSVLCGTQALIGRAHRWRKMLGGGMRQAGVLAAAAHHALDHQVRRLADDHQLAQRLAQGLQGLPGLTVEPPQTNIVFCDVAPERASGLVAHLKSHGVLATGLYRVRFVTHLDVDAAGVDRAIAAVRQFFHAQA